One region of Ictalurus punctatus breed USDA103 chromosome 6, Coco_2.0, whole genome shotgun sequence genomic DNA includes:
- the pou2f1b gene encoding POU domain, class 2, transcription factor 1b isoform X5 yields the protein MADGGAASQDESSGPDSRMSNPSETNKCAMESGDGSTGAQTNGLDFQRQTVQTTNAITSAQAQALLQQLTLTPAQQQLLLQQAQAQLLAAAVQQHSASQQSSTTGASISASAATPITQIPLSQPIQITPSQQLQQLQQQNLNLQQFVLVQPGHPIAAQLQPAQFIISQTPQGQQSLLQAQNLLTQLPQSQANLLQSQPSITLATQPATPTRTIAATPVQTLPHNQTTPKRMETPSLEEPSDLEELEQFAKTFKQRRIKLGFTQGDVGLAMGKLYGNDFSQTTISRFEALNLSFKNMCKLKPLLEKWLNDAENQTSDQGLSSPSSIGSPGLGMEGLNRRRKKRTSIETNIRVALEKSFLENQKPTSEEITMIADQLNMEKEVIRVWFCNRRQKEKRINPPSSGSAASTPIKAIFSPSTSLAPSTASLVTSSTSTTLTVNPVLPLTSTSISSIGLTGTTVGSATTKTASAISTVPSVTTATSSPSLSPSPSAPQALSAESAVTQEPTSTVTQAPTTLVNTLGTGQVMVAASSLSAALQGAAQLPTSASIAAMAAAASLNPGLMASSQFAPGGALLSLAPGGLGSALSPALMSNSTLATIQALASSGTLPITSLDGSGNLLFANASAGSTPNLVTAPLFLNPQNLSLLTSNPVSLVSAGGAAGAAGALNLHVATDHNAVTTATVPVSTISKAQ from the exons ATGGCGGACGGAGGAGCAGCGAGTCAAGATGAGAGTTCAGGACCAG ATTCTAGAATGAGTAATCcgtcagaaacaaataaatgtgcAATGGAGAGTGGGGACGGAAGCACAG gtgCCCAAACGAACGGACTGGACTTTCAGAGGCAGACGGTGCAAACAACAAACGCAATCACCAGTGCACAAGCACAAGCCTTGCTCCAACAG TTGACTCTGACTCCAGCGCAGCAGCAGTTGTTGCTGCAGCAGGCTCAGGCGCAGCTCTTGGCTGCAGCCGTGCAGCAGCACTCGGCCAGCCAACAGAGCAGCACCACAGGAGCGAGTATCTCTGCCTCCGCTGCAACGCCGATCACACAGATCCCCCTTTCTCAGCCCATTCAGATCACACCT tcacagcagttgcagcagctgcagcagcagaACCTCAACTTGCAGCAGTTTGTACTGGTCCAGCCAGGTCATCCAATTGCCGCCCAGCTGCAGCCAGCGCAGTTCATCATCTCACAGACACCACAGGGTCAGCAGA GCCTCTTGCAAGCCCAGAATCTTCTAACTCAACTACCTCAAAGTCAAGCCAACCTCCTGCAGAGTCAGCCAAGCATCACTCTTGCCACACAG CCAGCAACACCGACGCGCACGATAGCAGCTACCCCCGTCCAGACCCTCCCTCACAACCAGACGACACCAAAGCGCATGGAAACACCCAGTCTGGAGGAACCCAGTGATCTGGAAGAACTGGAGCAGTTCGCCAAGACCTTCAAACAGAGGAGGATCAAACTAGGCTTCACGCAG GGGGATGTCGGCCTTGCTATGGGAAAGCTGTATGGAAATGACTTCAGCCAAACCACCATTTCTCGCTTTGAGGCCTTGAACCTGAGCTTTAAAAACATGTGCAAGCTGAAGCCTCTGTTGGAGAAGTGGCTAAACGATGCAG AGAACCAGACGTCGGACCAGGGCCTGTCCAGCCCCAGCTCTATTGGCTCCCCTGGGCTGGGCATGGAGGGCCTCAACCGCCGTCGCAAGAAGAGGACCAGCATCGAGACCAACATCAGAGTGGCCTTAGAAAAGAGCTTTCTAGAG AACCAAAAACCTACCTCTGAGGAGATCACCATGATCGCTGACCAGCTGAACATGGAGAAGGAGGTGATCCGTGTGTGGTTCTGCAACCGCCGGCAGAAGGAGAAGAGGATTAACCCGCCCAGCAGCGGCAGTGCTGCCAGCACCCCCATTAAAGCAATCTTCTCCCCCTCCACATCCCTG GCGCCTAGCACAGCCAGTCTTGTGACCAGTAGCACCTCGACTACACTGACTGTAAATCCTGTTCTGCCTCTCACCAGCACGAGTATCTCCAGCATTGGACTCACTG GCACCACTGTGGGCTCGGCAACTACTAAGACTGCATCCGCCATCTCCACAGTGCCCTCTGTGACCACGGCAACCTCGTCGCCCTCACTCAGCCCCTCCCCCAGTGCGCCACAGGCCTTGTCGGCTGAGTCGGCAGTGACTCAGGAGCCAACAAGCACCGTTACCCAGGCACCCACCACGCTGGTGAACACACTGGGCACGGGCCAGGTAATGGTGGCTGCGTCTAGCCTGTCGGCCGCACTGCAGGGAGCTGCACAGCTGCCTACCAGCGCCAGCATTGCCGCCATGGCTGCAGCTGCCAGCCTCAACCCAGGCCTCATGGCCTCCTCACAATTCGCTCCTGG TGGGGCTCTGCTGAGTCTGGCTCCTGGTGGTCTGGGCAGTGCGTTGAGTCCAGCACTGATGAGCAACAGCACTCTGGCCACCATCCAAG CTCTGGCTTCAAGCGGGACTCTGCCCATCACCTCTCTGGATGGCAGTGGGAACTTGCTTTTTGCCAAcgccagtgctggcagcacccCGAACCTAGTGACGGCGCCACTCTTCCTGAACCCACAGAACCTGTCGCTGCTCACCAGCAACCCGGTGAGCCTGGTGTCTGCTGGAGGAGCCGCAGGGGCTGCCGGGGCCCTCAATCTGCATGTCGCTACAGACCACAATGCCGTCACCACGGCAACGGTGCCCGTCTCCACCATCAGCAAGGCCCAGTGA
- the pou2f1b gene encoding POU domain, class 2, transcription factor 1b isoform X3: MADGGAASQDESSGPDSRMSNPSETNKCAMESGDGSTGAQTNGLDFQRQTVQTTNAITSAQAQALLQQLTLTPAQQQLLLQQAQAQLLAAAVQQHSASQQSSTTGASISASAATPITQIPLSQPIQITPSQQLQQLQQQNLNLQQFVLVQPGHPIAAQLQPAQFIISQTPQGQQSLLQAQNLLTQLPQSQANLLQSQPSITLATQPATPTRTIAATPVQTLPHNQTTPKRMETPSLEEPSDLEELEQFAKTFKQRRIKLGFTQGDVGLAMGKLYGNDFSQTTISRFEALNLSFKNMCKLKPLLEKWLNDAENQTSDQGLSSPSSIGSPGLGMEGLNRRRKKRTSIETNIRVALEKSFLENQKPTSEEITMIADQLNMEKEVIRVWFCNRRQKEKRINPPSSGSAASTPIKAIFSPSTSLAPSTASLVTSSTSTTLTVNPVLPLTSTSISSIGLTGTTVGSATTKTASAISTVPSVTTATSSPSLSPSPSAPQALSAESAVTQEPTSTVTQAPTTLVNTLGTGQVMVAASSLSAALQGAAQLPTSASIAAMAAAASLNPGLMASSQFAPGGALLSLAPGGLGSALSPALMSNSTLATIQGVWNALASSGTLPITSLDGSGNLLFANASAGSTPNLVTAPLFLNPQNLSLLTSNPVSLVSAGGAAGAAGALNLHVATDHNAVTTATVPVSTISKAQ, from the exons ATGGCGGACGGAGGAGCAGCGAGTCAAGATGAGAGTTCAGGACCAG ATTCTAGAATGAGTAATCcgtcagaaacaaataaatgtgcAATGGAGAGTGGGGACGGAAGCACAG gtgCCCAAACGAACGGACTGGACTTTCAGAGGCAGACGGTGCAAACAACAAACGCAATCACCAGTGCACAAGCACAAGCCTTGCTCCAACAG TTGACTCTGACTCCAGCGCAGCAGCAGTTGTTGCTGCAGCAGGCTCAGGCGCAGCTCTTGGCTGCAGCCGTGCAGCAGCACTCGGCCAGCCAACAGAGCAGCACCACAGGAGCGAGTATCTCTGCCTCCGCTGCAACGCCGATCACACAGATCCCCCTTTCTCAGCCCATTCAGATCACACCT tcacagcagttgcagcagctgcagcagcagaACCTCAACTTGCAGCAGTTTGTACTGGTCCAGCCAGGTCATCCAATTGCCGCCCAGCTGCAGCCAGCGCAGTTCATCATCTCACAGACACCACAGGGTCAGCAGA GCCTCTTGCAAGCCCAGAATCTTCTAACTCAACTACCTCAAAGTCAAGCCAACCTCCTGCAGAGTCAGCCAAGCATCACTCTTGCCACACAG CCAGCAACACCGACGCGCACGATAGCAGCTACCCCCGTCCAGACCCTCCCTCACAACCAGACGACACCAAAGCGCATGGAAACACCCAGTCTGGAGGAACCCAGTGATCTGGAAGAACTGGAGCAGTTCGCCAAGACCTTCAAACAGAGGAGGATCAAACTAGGCTTCACGCAG GGGGATGTCGGCCTTGCTATGGGAAAGCTGTATGGAAATGACTTCAGCCAAACCACCATTTCTCGCTTTGAGGCCTTGAACCTGAGCTTTAAAAACATGTGCAAGCTGAAGCCTCTGTTGGAGAAGTGGCTAAACGATGCAG AGAACCAGACGTCGGACCAGGGCCTGTCCAGCCCCAGCTCTATTGGCTCCCCTGGGCTGGGCATGGAGGGCCTCAACCGCCGTCGCAAGAAGAGGACCAGCATCGAGACCAACATCAGAGTGGCCTTAGAAAAGAGCTTTCTAGAG AACCAAAAACCTACCTCTGAGGAGATCACCATGATCGCTGACCAGCTGAACATGGAGAAGGAGGTGATCCGTGTGTGGTTCTGCAACCGCCGGCAGAAGGAGAAGAGGATTAACCCGCCCAGCAGCGGCAGTGCTGCCAGCACCCCCATTAAAGCAATCTTCTCCCCCTCCACATCCCTG GCGCCTAGCACAGCCAGTCTTGTGACCAGTAGCACCTCGACTACACTGACTGTAAATCCTGTTCTGCCTCTCACCAGCACGAGTATCTCCAGCATTGGACTCACTG GCACCACTGTGGGCTCGGCAACTACTAAGACTGCATCCGCCATCTCCACAGTGCCCTCTGTGACCACGGCAACCTCGTCGCCCTCACTCAGCCCCTCCCCCAGTGCGCCACAGGCCTTGTCGGCTGAGTCGGCAGTGACTCAGGAGCCAACAAGCACCGTTACCCAGGCACCCACCACGCTGGTGAACACACTGGGCACGGGCCAGGTAATGGTGGCTGCGTCTAGCCTGTCGGCCGCACTGCAGGGAGCTGCACAGCTGCCTACCAGCGCCAGCATTGCCGCCATGGCTGCAGCTGCCAGCCTCAACCCAGGCCTCATGGCCTCCTCACAATTCGCTCCTGG TGGGGCTCTGCTGAGTCTGGCTCCTGGTGGTCTGGGCAGTGCGTTGAGTCCAGCACTGATGAGCAACAGCACTCTGGCCACCATCCAAGGTGTGTGGAATG CTCTGGCTTCAAGCGGGACTCTGCCCATCACCTCTCTGGATGGCAGTGGGAACTTGCTTTTTGCCAAcgccagtgctggcagcacccCGAACCTAGTGACGGCGCCACTCTTCCTGAACCCACAGAACCTGTCGCTGCTCACCAGCAACCCGGTGAGCCTGGTGTCTGCTGGAGGAGCCGCAGGGGCTGCCGGGGCCCTCAATCTGCATGTCGCTACAGACCACAATGCCGTCACCACGGCAACGGTGCCCGTCTCCACCATCAGCAAGGCCCAGTGA
- the pou2f1b gene encoding POU domain, class 2, transcription factor 1b isoform X1, whose protein sequence is MADGGAASQDESSGPDSRMSNPSETNKCAMESGDGSTGAQTNGLDFQRQTVQTTNAITSAQAQALLQQLTLTPAQQQLLLQQAQAQLLAAAVQQHSASQQSSTTGASISASAATPITQIPLSQPIQITPSQQLQQLQQQNLNLQQFVLVQPGHPIAAQLQPAQFIISQTPQGQQSLLQAQNLLTQLPQSQANLLQSQPSITLATQPATPTRTIAATPVQTLPHNQTTPKRMETPSLEEPSDLEELEQFAKTFKQRRIKLGFTQGDVGLAMGKLYGNDFSQTTISRFEALNLSFKNMCKLKPLLEKWLNDAENQTSDQGLSSPSSIGSPGLGMEGLNRRRKKRTSIETNIRVALEKSFLEQNQKPTSEEITMIADQLNMEKEVIRVWFCNRRQKEKRINPPSSGSAASTPIKAIFSPSTSLAPSTASLVTSSTSTTLTVNPVLPLTSTSISSIGLTGTTVGSATTKTASAISTVPSVTTATSSPSLSPSPSAPQALSAESAVTQEPTSTVTQAPTTLVNTLGTGQVMVAASSLSAALQGAAQLPTSASIAAMAAAASLNPGLMASSQFAPGGALLSLAPGGLGSALSPALMSNSTLATIQGVWNALASSGTLPITSLDGSGNLLFANASAGSTPNLVTAPLFLNPQNLSLLTSNPVSLVSAGGAAGAAGALNLHVATDHNAVTTATVPVSTISKAQ, encoded by the exons ATGGCGGACGGAGGAGCAGCGAGTCAAGATGAGAGTTCAGGACCAG ATTCTAGAATGAGTAATCcgtcagaaacaaataaatgtgcAATGGAGAGTGGGGACGGAAGCACAG gtgCCCAAACGAACGGACTGGACTTTCAGAGGCAGACGGTGCAAACAACAAACGCAATCACCAGTGCACAAGCACAAGCCTTGCTCCAACAG TTGACTCTGACTCCAGCGCAGCAGCAGTTGTTGCTGCAGCAGGCTCAGGCGCAGCTCTTGGCTGCAGCCGTGCAGCAGCACTCGGCCAGCCAACAGAGCAGCACCACAGGAGCGAGTATCTCTGCCTCCGCTGCAACGCCGATCACACAGATCCCCCTTTCTCAGCCCATTCAGATCACACCT tcacagcagttgcagcagctgcagcagcagaACCTCAACTTGCAGCAGTTTGTACTGGTCCAGCCAGGTCATCCAATTGCCGCCCAGCTGCAGCCAGCGCAGTTCATCATCTCACAGACACCACAGGGTCAGCAGA GCCTCTTGCAAGCCCAGAATCTTCTAACTCAACTACCTCAAAGTCAAGCCAACCTCCTGCAGAGTCAGCCAAGCATCACTCTTGCCACACAG CCAGCAACACCGACGCGCACGATAGCAGCTACCCCCGTCCAGACCCTCCCTCACAACCAGACGACACCAAAGCGCATGGAAACACCCAGTCTGGAGGAACCCAGTGATCTGGAAGAACTGGAGCAGTTCGCCAAGACCTTCAAACAGAGGAGGATCAAACTAGGCTTCACGCAG GGGGATGTCGGCCTTGCTATGGGAAAGCTGTATGGAAATGACTTCAGCCAAACCACCATTTCTCGCTTTGAGGCCTTGAACCTGAGCTTTAAAAACATGTGCAAGCTGAAGCCTCTGTTGGAGAAGTGGCTAAACGATGCAG AGAACCAGACGTCGGACCAGGGCCTGTCCAGCCCCAGCTCTATTGGCTCCCCTGGGCTGGGCATGGAGGGCCTCAACCGCCGTCGCAAGAAGAGGACCAGCATCGAGACCAACATCAGAGTGGCCTTAGAAAAGAGCTTTCTAGAG CAGAACCAAAAACCTACCTCTGAGGAGATCACCATGATCGCTGACCAGCTGAACATGGAGAAGGAGGTGATCCGTGTGTGGTTCTGCAACCGCCGGCAGAAGGAGAAGAGGATTAACCCGCCCAGCAGCGGCAGTGCTGCCAGCACCCCCATTAAAGCAATCTTCTCCCCCTCCACATCCCTG GCGCCTAGCACAGCCAGTCTTGTGACCAGTAGCACCTCGACTACACTGACTGTAAATCCTGTTCTGCCTCTCACCAGCACGAGTATCTCCAGCATTGGACTCACTG GCACCACTGTGGGCTCGGCAACTACTAAGACTGCATCCGCCATCTCCACAGTGCCCTCTGTGACCACGGCAACCTCGTCGCCCTCACTCAGCCCCTCCCCCAGTGCGCCACAGGCCTTGTCGGCTGAGTCGGCAGTGACTCAGGAGCCAACAAGCACCGTTACCCAGGCACCCACCACGCTGGTGAACACACTGGGCACGGGCCAGGTAATGGTGGCTGCGTCTAGCCTGTCGGCCGCACTGCAGGGAGCTGCACAGCTGCCTACCAGCGCCAGCATTGCCGCCATGGCTGCAGCTGCCAGCCTCAACCCAGGCCTCATGGCCTCCTCACAATTCGCTCCTGG TGGGGCTCTGCTGAGTCTGGCTCCTGGTGGTCTGGGCAGTGCGTTGAGTCCAGCACTGATGAGCAACAGCACTCTGGCCACCATCCAAGGTGTGTGGAATG CTCTGGCTTCAAGCGGGACTCTGCCCATCACCTCTCTGGATGGCAGTGGGAACTTGCTTTTTGCCAAcgccagtgctggcagcacccCGAACCTAGTGACGGCGCCACTCTTCCTGAACCCACAGAACCTGTCGCTGCTCACCAGCAACCCGGTGAGCCTGGTGTCTGCTGGAGGAGCCGCAGGGGCTGCCGGGGCCCTCAATCTGCATGTCGCTACAGACCACAATGCCGTCACCACGGCAACGGTGCCCGTCTCCACCATCAGCAAGGCCCAGTGA
- the pou2f1b gene encoding POU domain, class 2, transcription factor 1b isoform X4 codes for MADGGAASQDESSGPDSRMSNPSETNKCAMESGDGSTGAQTNGLDFQRQTVQTTNAITSAQAQALLQQLTLTPAQQQLLLQQAQAQLLAAAVQQHSASQQSSTTGASISASAATPITQIPLSQPIQITPSQQLQQLQQQNLNLQQFVLVQPGHPIAAQLQPAQFIISQTPQGQQSLLQAQNLLTQLPQSQANLLQSQPSITLATQPATPTRTIAATPVQTLPHNQTTPKRMETPSLEEPSDLEELEQFAKTFKQRRIKLGFTQGDVGLAMGKLYGNDFSQTTISRFEALNLSFKNMCKLKPLLEKWLNDAENQTSDQGLSSPSSIGSPGLGMEGLNRRRKKRTSIETNIRVALEKSFLEQNQKPTSEEITMIADQLNMEKEVIRVWFCNRRQKEKRINPPSSGSAASTPIKAIFSPSTSLAPSTASLVTSSTSTTLTVNPVLPLTSTSISSIGLTGTTVGSATTKTASAISTVPSVTTATSSPSLSPSPSAPQALSAESAVTQEPTSTVTQAPTTLVNTLGTGQVMVAASSLSAALQGAAQLPTSASIAAMAAAASLNPGLMASSQFAPGGALLSLAPGGLGSALSPALMSNSTLATIQALASSGTLPITSLDGSGNLLFANASAGSTPNLVTAPLFLNPQNLSLLTSNPVSLVSAGGAAGAAGALNLHVATDHNAVTTATVPVSTISKAQ; via the exons ATGGCGGACGGAGGAGCAGCGAGTCAAGATGAGAGTTCAGGACCAG ATTCTAGAATGAGTAATCcgtcagaaacaaataaatgtgcAATGGAGAGTGGGGACGGAAGCACAG gtgCCCAAACGAACGGACTGGACTTTCAGAGGCAGACGGTGCAAACAACAAACGCAATCACCAGTGCACAAGCACAAGCCTTGCTCCAACAG TTGACTCTGACTCCAGCGCAGCAGCAGTTGTTGCTGCAGCAGGCTCAGGCGCAGCTCTTGGCTGCAGCCGTGCAGCAGCACTCGGCCAGCCAACAGAGCAGCACCACAGGAGCGAGTATCTCTGCCTCCGCTGCAACGCCGATCACACAGATCCCCCTTTCTCAGCCCATTCAGATCACACCT tcacagcagttgcagcagctgcagcagcagaACCTCAACTTGCAGCAGTTTGTACTGGTCCAGCCAGGTCATCCAATTGCCGCCCAGCTGCAGCCAGCGCAGTTCATCATCTCACAGACACCACAGGGTCAGCAGA GCCTCTTGCAAGCCCAGAATCTTCTAACTCAACTACCTCAAAGTCAAGCCAACCTCCTGCAGAGTCAGCCAAGCATCACTCTTGCCACACAG CCAGCAACACCGACGCGCACGATAGCAGCTACCCCCGTCCAGACCCTCCCTCACAACCAGACGACACCAAAGCGCATGGAAACACCCAGTCTGGAGGAACCCAGTGATCTGGAAGAACTGGAGCAGTTCGCCAAGACCTTCAAACAGAGGAGGATCAAACTAGGCTTCACGCAG GGGGATGTCGGCCTTGCTATGGGAAAGCTGTATGGAAATGACTTCAGCCAAACCACCATTTCTCGCTTTGAGGCCTTGAACCTGAGCTTTAAAAACATGTGCAAGCTGAAGCCTCTGTTGGAGAAGTGGCTAAACGATGCAG AGAACCAGACGTCGGACCAGGGCCTGTCCAGCCCCAGCTCTATTGGCTCCCCTGGGCTGGGCATGGAGGGCCTCAACCGCCGTCGCAAGAAGAGGACCAGCATCGAGACCAACATCAGAGTGGCCTTAGAAAAGAGCTTTCTAGAG CAGAACCAAAAACCTACCTCTGAGGAGATCACCATGATCGCTGACCAGCTGAACATGGAGAAGGAGGTGATCCGTGTGTGGTTCTGCAACCGCCGGCAGAAGGAGAAGAGGATTAACCCGCCCAGCAGCGGCAGTGCTGCCAGCACCCCCATTAAAGCAATCTTCTCCCCCTCCACATCCCTG GCGCCTAGCACAGCCAGTCTTGTGACCAGTAGCACCTCGACTACACTGACTGTAAATCCTGTTCTGCCTCTCACCAGCACGAGTATCTCCAGCATTGGACTCACTG GCACCACTGTGGGCTCGGCAACTACTAAGACTGCATCCGCCATCTCCACAGTGCCCTCTGTGACCACGGCAACCTCGTCGCCCTCACTCAGCCCCTCCCCCAGTGCGCCACAGGCCTTGTCGGCTGAGTCGGCAGTGACTCAGGAGCCAACAAGCACCGTTACCCAGGCACCCACCACGCTGGTGAACACACTGGGCACGGGCCAGGTAATGGTGGCTGCGTCTAGCCTGTCGGCCGCACTGCAGGGAGCTGCACAGCTGCCTACCAGCGCCAGCATTGCCGCCATGGCTGCAGCTGCCAGCCTCAACCCAGGCCTCATGGCCTCCTCACAATTCGCTCCTGG TGGGGCTCTGCTGAGTCTGGCTCCTGGTGGTCTGGGCAGTGCGTTGAGTCCAGCACTGATGAGCAACAGCACTCTGGCCACCATCCAAG CTCTGGCTTCAAGCGGGACTCTGCCCATCACCTCTCTGGATGGCAGTGGGAACTTGCTTTTTGCCAAcgccagtgctggcagcacccCGAACCTAGTGACGGCGCCACTCTTCCTGAACCCACAGAACCTGTCGCTGCTCACCAGCAACCCGGTGAGCCTGGTGTCTGCTGGAGGAGCCGCAGGGGCTGCCGGGGCCCTCAATCTGCATGTCGCTACAGACCACAATGCCGTCACCACGGCAACGGTGCCCGTCTCCACCATCAGCAAGGCCCAGTGA
- the pou2f1b gene encoding POU domain, class 2, transcription factor 1b isoform X7 — protein MADGGAASQDESSGPGAQTNGLDFQRQTVQTTNAITSAQAQALLQQLTLTPAQQQLLLQQAQAQLLAAAVQQHSASQQSSTTGASISASAATPITQIPLSQPIQITPSQQLQQLQQQNLNLQQFVLVQPGHPIAAQLQPAQFIISQTPQGQQSLLQAQNLLTQLPQSQANLLQSQPSITLATQPATPTRTIAATPVQTLPHNQTTPKRMETPSLEEPSDLEELEQFAKTFKQRRIKLGFTQGDVGLAMGKLYGNDFSQTTISRFEALNLSFKNMCKLKPLLEKWLNDAENQTSDQGLSSPSSIGSPGLGMEGLNRRRKKRTSIETNIRVALEKSFLEQNQKPTSEEITMIADQLNMEKEVIRVWFCNRRQKEKRINPPSSGSAASTPIKAIFSPSTSLAPSTASLVTSSTSTTLTVNPVLPLTSTSISSIGLTGTTVGSATTKTASAISTVPSVTTATSSPSLSPSPSAPQALSAESAVTQEPTSTVTQAPTTLVNTLGTGQVMVAASSLSAALQGAAQLPTSASIAAMAAAASLNPGLMASSQFAPGGALLSLAPGGLGSALSPALMSNSTLATIQALASSGTLPITSLDGSGNLLFANASAGSTPNLVTAPLFLNPQNLSLLTSNPVSLVSAGGAAGAAGALNLHVATDHNAVTTATVPVSTISKAQ, from the exons ATGGCGGACGGAGGAGCAGCGAGTCAAGATGAGAGTTCAGGACCAG gtgCCCAAACGAACGGACTGGACTTTCAGAGGCAGACGGTGCAAACAACAAACGCAATCACCAGTGCACAAGCACAAGCCTTGCTCCAACAG TTGACTCTGACTCCAGCGCAGCAGCAGTTGTTGCTGCAGCAGGCTCAGGCGCAGCTCTTGGCTGCAGCCGTGCAGCAGCACTCGGCCAGCCAACAGAGCAGCACCACAGGAGCGAGTATCTCTGCCTCCGCTGCAACGCCGATCACACAGATCCCCCTTTCTCAGCCCATTCAGATCACACCT tcacagcagttgcagcagctgcagcagcagaACCTCAACTTGCAGCAGTTTGTACTGGTCCAGCCAGGTCATCCAATTGCCGCCCAGCTGCAGCCAGCGCAGTTCATCATCTCACAGACACCACAGGGTCAGCAGA GCCTCTTGCAAGCCCAGAATCTTCTAACTCAACTACCTCAAAGTCAAGCCAACCTCCTGCAGAGTCAGCCAAGCATCACTCTTGCCACACAG CCAGCAACACCGACGCGCACGATAGCAGCTACCCCCGTCCAGACCCTCCCTCACAACCAGACGACACCAAAGCGCATGGAAACACCCAGTCTGGAGGAACCCAGTGATCTGGAAGAACTGGAGCAGTTCGCCAAGACCTTCAAACAGAGGAGGATCAAACTAGGCTTCACGCAG GGGGATGTCGGCCTTGCTATGGGAAAGCTGTATGGAAATGACTTCAGCCAAACCACCATTTCTCGCTTTGAGGCCTTGAACCTGAGCTTTAAAAACATGTGCAAGCTGAAGCCTCTGTTGGAGAAGTGGCTAAACGATGCAG AGAACCAGACGTCGGACCAGGGCCTGTCCAGCCCCAGCTCTATTGGCTCCCCTGGGCTGGGCATGGAGGGCCTCAACCGCCGTCGCAAGAAGAGGACCAGCATCGAGACCAACATCAGAGTGGCCTTAGAAAAGAGCTTTCTAGAG CAGAACCAAAAACCTACCTCTGAGGAGATCACCATGATCGCTGACCAGCTGAACATGGAGAAGGAGGTGATCCGTGTGTGGTTCTGCAACCGCCGGCAGAAGGAGAAGAGGATTAACCCGCCCAGCAGCGGCAGTGCTGCCAGCACCCCCATTAAAGCAATCTTCTCCCCCTCCACATCCCTG GCGCCTAGCACAGCCAGTCTTGTGACCAGTAGCACCTCGACTACACTGACTGTAAATCCTGTTCTGCCTCTCACCAGCACGAGTATCTCCAGCATTGGACTCACTG GCACCACTGTGGGCTCGGCAACTACTAAGACTGCATCCGCCATCTCCACAGTGCCCTCTGTGACCACGGCAACCTCGTCGCCCTCACTCAGCCCCTCCCCCAGTGCGCCACAGGCCTTGTCGGCTGAGTCGGCAGTGACTCAGGAGCCAACAAGCACCGTTACCCAGGCACCCACCACGCTGGTGAACACACTGGGCACGGGCCAGGTAATGGTGGCTGCGTCTAGCCTGTCGGCCGCACTGCAGGGAGCTGCACAGCTGCCTACCAGCGCCAGCATTGCCGCCATGGCTGCAGCTGCCAGCCTCAACCCAGGCCTCATGGCCTCCTCACAATTCGCTCCTGG TGGGGCTCTGCTGAGTCTGGCTCCTGGTGGTCTGGGCAGTGCGTTGAGTCCAGCACTGATGAGCAACAGCACTCTGGCCACCATCCAAG CTCTGGCTTCAAGCGGGACTCTGCCCATCACCTCTCTGGATGGCAGTGGGAACTTGCTTTTTGCCAAcgccagtgctggcagcacccCGAACCTAGTGACGGCGCCACTCTTCCTGAACCCACAGAACCTGTCGCTGCTCACCAGCAACCCGGTGAGCCTGGTGTCTGCTGGAGGAGCCGCAGGGGCTGCCGGGGCCCTCAATCTGCATGTCGCTACAGACCACAATGCCGTCACCACGGCAACGGTGCCCGTCTCCACCATCAGCAAGGCCCAGTGA